A region from the Wansuia hejianensis genome encodes:
- a CDS encoding energy-coupling factor transporter transmembrane component T — MKGFGSYHPAVLFSYYILAVCFSMVSMHPVIIFASLAGGFLLYGAQKGWRKLISEMGFFLVLFVLMSLANPLFIHNGETVLFFMNDNPITLEAIIYGGVSSLMIVGVLLWCRCYGAILTTDKFLYLFGRLIPKLGLILSMAFRFIPLFRTQIRKINQAQKTMGMYASDSVTDKIGSGIRVFDSLVSWSMENSIDTADAMKARGYGLKGRTNFTLFRFRKRDGALLGVMGALAAVIFACFAVGGYDFFYYPYVAGLAWDTPSVLRYLPVIAFMAIPGIIEIKEKASWNYLKSKI, encoded by the coding sequence ATGAAGGGTTTTGGGAGCTACCATCCGGCGGTGCTTTTTTCCTATTATATATTGGCGGTGTGCTTTTCCATGGTGAGCATGCACCCGGTCATCATTTTCGCCTCCCTGGCCGGAGGTTTTCTGCTGTACGGGGCCCAGAAGGGCTGGAGGAAGCTGATTTCGGAAATGGGCTTTTTTCTGGTGCTGTTTGTGCTGATGTCCCTGGCGAACCCGCTGTTCATCCACAACGGGGAAACGGTCCTGTTTTTTATGAACGACAATCCGATCACCCTGGAGGCGATTATTTACGGCGGCGTTTCTTCGCTGATGATCGTGGGCGTGCTGCTGTGGTGCCGCTGCTACGGCGCGATCCTCACGACGGATAAGTTCCTGTATCTGTTCGGCAGGCTGATCCCCAAGCTGGGGCTGATCCTGTCCATGGCTTTCCGGTTTATCCCACTGTTCCGGACCCAGATCCGGAAGATCAATCAGGCTCAGAAGACCATGGGGATGTACGCCTCCGACAGCGTAACCGACAAAATAGGCAGCGGTATCCGCGTGTTTGACAGCCTGGTGTCCTGGTCCATGGAAAATTCCATTGATACGGCAGACGCAATGAAGGCCAGGGGCTACGGGCTCAAAGGCCGGACGAATTTCACTCTTTTCCGCTTCCGGAAACGGGACGGGGCGCTCCTGGGCGTTATGGGCGCTCTGGCGGCGGTGATTTTCGCCTGCTTCGCCGTGGGCGGCTATGATTTTTTCTATTACCCTTATGTGGCCGGGCTGGCCTGGGATACGCCGTCCGTTCTGCGGTATCTGCCAGTGATCGCGTTTATGGCGATACCTGGGATCATTGAGATAAAGGAGAAAGCGTCATGGAATTACTTAAAGTCGAAGATCTGA
- a CDS encoding DUF4430 domain-containing protein — protein MKKNILLIAVAAVLVLFLVKGTKIQSVDEYYLTHMEDITEDLETVTISIRCDTLLEPENWNNLDEQLRDEKYVPSDGVILPETTYVLRKGDTVFDLLKRVCRYNEIQMDYQGPDTNVYSTIFIKGINYLYDFSCGELSGWMYKVNGEFPGVGSSGKKLKNHDRVEWVYTCDLGRDVGDDYMTRNNRPDSDAEETSFAGTGAVVGRREEPA, from the coding sequence ATGAAGAAAAATATTCTTCTGATCGCGGTGGCTGCCGTTCTGGTGCTGTTTCTGGTGAAGGGCACGAAAATACAGTCGGTAGACGAGTATTATCTCACCCATATGGAGGATATTACCGAGGATTTGGAGACGGTAACCATCAGCATCCGCTGTGACACGCTGCTGGAGCCGGAGAACTGGAACAACCTGGACGAGCAGCTGCGGGATGAAAAGTACGTGCCCTCGGACGGGGTCATACTTCCGGAAACGACCTACGTGCTGCGCAAGGGCGACACGGTGTTCGACCTGCTGAAACGGGTCTGCCGCTATAATGAGATTCAGATGGATTACCAGGGTCCGGACACCAACGTCTACAGCACCATTTTCATCAAGGGGATCAATTATCTGTACGATTTTTCCTGCGGCGAGCTGTCCGGCTGGATGTATAAGGTCAACGGCGAATTTCCCGGCGTGGGCAGCAGCGGCAAGAAGCTGAAAAATCACGACAGGGTCGAATGGGTCTACACCTGCGACCTGGGCCGGGACGTGGGGGACGACTACATGACACGGAACAACAGGCCGGACAGTGACGCGGAGGAAACGAGCTTTGCCGGGACCGGAGCCGTCGTGGGGAGAAGGGAGGAACCGGCATGA
- a CDS encoding prenyltransferase/squalene oxidase repeat-containing protein — protein sequence MDRRIRGGKQKKRRRWLTSLAAWLLASVTLCAGAPAVLAAGDGLNAERPRQLQSEIVEWKRAAGGENLLLAGDVLDSAGGAGSDWVAFNISRIGMEDNQAAYLSRLRDAVEKIYEDTETSAKRYNLSDLHRLVLTVEACGGDPTSFGTDPEGNPIDLLEDSTWNSIWGDPGRQGINGYIWALLTVDSKGWEEPEGAQWTREDLVTSLLSRQLADGGFGLVLTDDSDVDLTSMALTALAPYGNSDKTYTFTSAVTKEEVTVTVDQAAEKAFACMAGMQKEDGTMLTYGLSTSESTSWAMVALAAWGREPETDQAFIKNGNTLLDGLEIFSQEDGSIAHSLDDDALLMEEEGGGTGGNNMASYQAVYALEAVCRLREGKCGLFDLSDAPTVTEEEINEAGASLPELVEEEEKTGAEVQAETSDRMVFMTAIIAAAVVLVAAVFVVLVLRDRKKKKAGKALPGAGDGEEPSWEDDDEDW from the coding sequence ATGGACAGGCGGATACGAGGGGGAAAACAGAAAAAGCGCCGGAGATGGCTGACGTCGTTGGCAGCGTGGCTGCTGGCGTCGGTCACGCTGTGCGCGGGCGCTCCGGCCGTTCTGGCGGCCGGAGACGGCCTGAACGCCGAGAGGCCCAGGCAGCTCCAATCGGAGATTGTGGAGTGGAAGCGGGCGGCAGGCGGGGAAAATCTGCTGCTGGCGGGTGACGTGCTGGACAGCGCGGGAGGAGCAGGCAGCGATTGGGTTGCGTTTAATATTTCCAGAATTGGCATGGAGGACAACCAGGCCGCCTATCTGAGCCGGCTTCGGGACGCCGTGGAGAAAATTTACGAGGACACCGAGACCAGCGCCAAGCGCTACAACCTGTCGGATCTCCACCGGCTTGTGCTGACCGTTGAGGCCTGCGGCGGCGATCCCACCTCCTTCGGGACGGACCCGGAGGGGAATCCCATCGACCTTCTGGAGGACAGCACCTGGAACAGCATCTGGGGCGATCCCGGCAGGCAGGGGATTAACGGCTACATCTGGGCCCTGCTGACGGTGGACAGCAAGGGCTGGGAGGAGCCGGAGGGCGCCCAGTGGACCAGAGAGGACCTGGTCACCTCCCTGCTGTCTCGTCAGCTGGCGGACGGCGGCTTCGGCCTGGTGCTGACCGACGATTCGGATGTGGATCTGACCTCCATGGCCCTGACGGCCCTGGCCCCCTACGGCAATTCCGACAAGACCTATACCTTTACCAGCGCCGTGACCAAAGAGGAGGTAACGGTGACGGTGGACCAGGCGGCCGAGAAGGCCTTTGCATGCATGGCCGGGATGCAGAAGGAGGACGGCACCATGCTCACCTACGGGCTTAGCACCTCGGAGAGTACCAGCTGGGCCATGGTGGCGCTGGCGGCCTGGGGCCGGGAGCCGGAAACCGATCAGGCCTTTATCAAAAACGGAAATACCCTGCTGGACGGGCTGGAGATTTTCAGCCAGGAGGACGGGAGCATCGCCCACAGTCTGGACGACGACGCCCTGCTCATGGAAGAGGAAGGCGGCGGAACCGGGGGCAACAATATGGCCAGCTACCAGGCTGTCTACGCCCTGGAGGCCGTCTGCCGCCTGCGGGAGGGAAAGTGCGGACTCTTTGACCTGTCGGACGCCCCTACAGTGACCGAGGAGGAGATCAACGAGGCCGGGGCTTCCCTTCCGGAACTGGTGGAGGAAGAAGAAAAGACCGGGGCGGAGGTCCAGGCGGAGACCTCGGACCGGATGGTTTTCATGACTGCCATTATCGCGGCGGCAGTGGTGCTGGTGGCGGCCGTGTTCGTGGTTCTGGTGCTGAGGGACCGGAAAAAGAAAAAGGCTGGAAAGGCGCTCCCTGGAGCCGGAGACGGAGAGGAACCCTCCTGGGAGGACGACGATGAGGACTGGTAG
- a CDS encoding transglutaminase-like domain-containing protein encodes MKRKRETENASRVRAFALESAPERGDRKNRITAFLVDGLFLWLYLAGLWAWLASALELPAALGLCLPALGAVALAMGLCGLGRKRARRLKLLAWGAALVLFALIFREIWENGLHLVTNYAVDALGRRFPYLLPAYAVTLGETMQGAALHTALIWLGALAALPGFYLVRSCNRLLLGLQTASLFLLWMVTGVGPEPVWAMAASLCFLAVWIRSHGERTPAGRQRLALPEAFALAAVAAAVLAAAGGFLADRLSLGEFPFFSDVKEDLACTINEARYGGGGEVLPEGDFSGLGSLETQGEAVLEITMSRPESYYLRGFTGGSYTGTGWTNTASLLLWENRDLFYWLHQEGFYGQECLGDAAVALSDEAASEEKNVVQVKNLSGSSKYCYVPYELQSGEGSLMRNELDGQKIGDSGLLASGLRGSREYSYEALSNQITNYPSYDAALLKEDSLTEAGRAYQNLEGYYNEFVYSAYLDLPVQLKSVFNELLGPAETGEGEAHADYAEAKQNILYLLTSDYTDTDELESAWNGSDFVYDFLRGTKEGYSVHFASAAAMMFRYYGIPARYVEGYLVTPEDAAAMTAGEPYVLDDTHAHAWVEYYQDGVGWLPFETTPSYLNVMDKADEYQDISGLDGLGSEEQNQEEEEEKEEEEQEEENFQIDWMLILTVALFIGACLLVLVMLGFLIWLLLQRRKSRKAKRLFTSSDKREAVCALYAYTMNLLSVAGLRIRNISLFRYERNIREMFDGETAEEYRAVVAIRQEAVYSGNEITEEQRDIVERFKDKIWRRVFAGGGFFQRMQLKYIYFL; translated from the coding sequence ATGAAGAGGAAAAGAGAGACGGAAAATGCATCCCGCGTCCGGGCGTTCGCTTTGGAGAGCGCCCCGGAGCGGGGAGACAGAAAAAACAGAATAACGGCCTTTCTGGTGGACGGGCTGTTCCTGTGGCTGTATCTGGCCGGGCTGTGGGCCTGGCTGGCTTCGGCCCTGGAGCTTCCGGCCGCCCTGGGGCTATGCCTGCCCGCCCTGGGGGCCGTAGCGCTGGCCATGGGTCTCTGCGGCCTGGGGCGGAAGAGGGCGCGGCGGCTGAAGCTGCTGGCCTGGGGCGCTGCGCTGGTTTTATTCGCCCTGATTTTCCGGGAAATCTGGGAAAACGGCCTTCACCTGGTCACCAATTACGCGGTGGATGCCCTGGGACGGCGGTTTCCCTATCTGCTGCCCGCCTACGCCGTGACCCTGGGGGAGACGATGCAGGGGGCTGCCCTTCACACAGCCCTGATCTGGCTGGGCGCCTTGGCGGCCCTGCCGGGCTTCTACCTGGTGCGGTCCTGCAACCGGCTTCTGCTGGGCCTCCAGACGGCGTCCCTCTTTCTTCTGTGGATGGTCACGGGAGTGGGGCCGGAGCCGGTCTGGGCCATGGCGGCGTCCCTCTGCTTTCTGGCGGTGTGGATACGGAGCCATGGGGAACGGACGCCTGCCGGGCGGCAGCGGCTGGCCCTGCCGGAGGCCTTCGCCCTGGCGGCTGTAGCAGCGGCGGTTCTGGCGGCAGCAGGCGGCTTCCTGGCGGACCGGCTTTCGTTGGGGGAGTTTCCCTTCTTTTCGGATGTGAAGGAGGATCTGGCCTGTACCATCAATGAGGCCCGCTACGGGGGCGGCGGCGAGGTGCTGCCGGAGGGGGACTTTTCGGGCCTGGGCTCCCTGGAGACCCAGGGGGAGGCGGTGCTGGAGATCACCATGAGCCGCCCGGAATCCTATTACCTGCGGGGCTTCACCGGCGGAAGCTATACGGGGACCGGATGGACCAATACGGCTTCCCTGCTGCTGTGGGAGAACAGGGATTTGTTCTACTGGCTTCACCAGGAGGGCTTCTATGGCCAGGAGTGCTTAGGCGACGCAGCGGTGGCTTTGAGTGATGAGGCGGCTTCGGAGGAAAAAAACGTCGTTCAGGTCAAAAATCTGTCCGGCAGCTCCAAATACTGCTATGTGCCTTACGAGCTTCAGTCCGGGGAGGGCAGCCTGATGCGAAACGAACTGGATGGTCAGAAGATCGGGGATTCCGGCCTGCTTGCGTCGGGGCTTAGGGGCAGCCGGGAGTATTCCTATGAGGCGCTGTCCAATCAGATTACCAACTATCCCTCCTATGACGCCGCCCTTTTAAAGGAAGATTCCCTGACGGAGGCGGGGCGGGCCTATCAGAACCTGGAGGGTTACTACAACGAATTTGTCTATTCCGCCTATTTGGACCTTCCGGTCCAGCTGAAATCCGTGTTCAACGAGCTGCTGGGCCCGGCCGAAACCGGCGAAGGGGAAGCTCACGCGGACTATGCCGAGGCGAAACAGAATATTCTGTACCTGCTGACCTCGGATTACACGGATACGGACGAGCTGGAAAGCGCTTGGAACGGCTCGGATTTCGTCTATGATTTCCTGAGGGGGACGAAAGAGGGCTATTCCGTCCACTTTGCCAGCGCGGCGGCCATGATGTTCCGGTACTACGGCATCCCGGCACGGTACGTGGAGGGCTATCTGGTGACGCCGGAGGACGCGGCGGCCATGACGGCGGGGGAGCCTTACGTCTTGGACGATACCCACGCCCATGCCTGGGTGGAGTATTATCAGGACGGGGTGGGCTGGCTGCCCTTTGAGACCACGCCCTCTTATCTGAACGTCATGGATAAGGCCGACGAGTACCAGGATATTTCCGGCCTGGACGGCCTGGGCTCAGAGGAGCAGAACCAGGAGGAGGAAGAGGAAAAAGAGGAAGAGGAGCAGGAGGAGGAAAACTTCCAGATCGACTGGATGCTGATCCTGACTGTGGCGCTGTTCATCGGCGCCTGCCTGCTGGTGCTGGTCATGCTGGGCTTCCTGATCTGGCTCCTGCTCCAGAGGCGCAAAAGCCGGAAGGCCAAACGGCTCTTTACCTCGTCGGATAAGCGTGAGGCGGTCTGCGCCCTGTACGCCTATACCATGAACCTGCTTTCGGTGGCGGGCCTTCGGATCCGCAATATTTCCCTGTTCCGCTATGAGCGGAATATCCGGGAGATGTTCGACGGGGAAACAGCGGAGGAGTACCGGGCCGTGGTCGCCATCCGCCAGGAGGCGGTCTACAGCGGGAACGAAATCACCGAGGAGCAGCGGGACATCGTGGAACGCTTTAAGGACAAGATCTGGCGGCGGGTCTTCGCGGGGGGCGGCTTCTTCCAGCGGATGCAGCTGAAATACATCTATTTTCTATAA
- a CDS encoding DUF58 domain-containing protein, protein MRKSRVLWVLWLAFAFLFLAVTESAAGYLLLAVSAVLPLLAALAARRTAGRLRAELTLSPYGEKGAVTAGRLSVENKSLFPADRLLCQVCCENLLTGERELSTLRMAAPARSRTGTELRLKSRHSGRVRVSVRQLTCFDLFGLFRFRVRLPEEVCALTLASPRTFSVETQISYGESADMDSDEYSMRKAGYDPSETFAIREYRPGDRIRQIHWKLTEKFGSLMVRDYGLPIQNTILLLLETGSLPGGEKPEPDCLDALAEALLSVSQELLSQQTVHSVGWQNHEENTFSCVELENEEELPGLLPGLLGAVPGEDGMSVAEHYMESREQLEFAHVVIFTPQHRPGLSFLASQCLLTEVLISPGGGGLDQRDGMAVVGASPETAAEALSYIEI, encoded by the coding sequence ATGAGAAAATCCAGAGTTTTGTGGGTTCTGTGGCTGGCCTTCGCCTTTCTCTTCCTGGCCGTCACCGAGAGCGCGGCGGGGTATCTGCTGCTGGCCGTGTCGGCGGTCCTGCCTCTGTTGGCAGCTCTGGCGGCCAGGCGGACGGCAGGGCGGCTGCGGGCGGAGCTGACCCTTTCCCCCTACGGGGAGAAAGGGGCGGTCACGGCGGGACGGCTCTCGGTGGAAAATAAGAGTCTTTTTCCGGCCGACCGCCTGCTCTGCCAGGTCTGCTGCGAGAATCTGCTGACCGGAGAGCGGGAGCTGTCCACCCTGCGGATGGCCGCCCCGGCCAGGAGCCGCACGGGGACGGAGCTGCGGCTCAAAAGCCGCCACAGCGGACGGGTGCGGGTCTCGGTGAGGCAGCTCACCTGCTTCGACCTCTTCGGCCTGTTCCGCTTCCGGGTGCGGCTTCCGGAGGAGGTCTGCGCCTTGACCCTGGCCTCTCCCCGCACCTTTTCCGTGGAAACCCAGATTTCCTACGGGGAGAGCGCGGATATGGACAGCGATGAATATTCCATGCGGAAGGCGGGCTACGACCCCTCGGAAACTTTTGCCATCCGGGAATACCGGCCCGGCGACCGCATCCGCCAGATTCACTGGAAGCTGACGGAAAAGTTCGGCAGCCTGATGGTGCGGGACTACGGCCTGCCCATTCAGAATACCATCTTACTGCTGCTGGAGACGGGCAGCCTGCCGGGCGGCGAAAAGCCGGAGCCCGACTGCCTGGACGCCCTGGCGGAGGCTCTGCTTTCCGTTTCCCAGGAGCTTTTGAGCCAGCAGACCGTACACAGCGTGGGCTGGCAGAACCACGAGGAGAACACCTTTTCCTGCGTGGAGCTGGAAAATGAGGAGGAGCTTCCGGGCCTGCTTCCGGGCCTTTTGGGCGCGGTGCCCGGCGAGGATGGCATGTCCGTGGCCGAGCATTACATGGAGAGCAGGGAGCAGCTGGAATTTGCCCATGTGGTGATTTTCACGCCCCAGCACCGGCCCGGCCTGAGCTTTCTGGCCAGCCAATGCCTGCTGACGGAGGTACTCATAAGCCCCGGAGGGGGCGGCCTCGACCAGCGGGACGGCATGGCGGTGGTGGGTGCTTCGCCGGAGACGGCGGCGGAGGCCCTCTCTTATATAGAAATTTGA
- a CDS encoding AAA family ATPase has product MNSRTDAVIKEIEKVIVGKRTVVERVLMAILSEGHVLLDDVPGVGKTTLAVACSRVMGMDYHRVQFTPDVVPSDIVGFSVYNKETGSFDYKPGVVMTNLLLADEINRTSSKTQSALLEVMEEGQVTVDGVTHGLPKPFVVIATQNPVGSAGTQLLPQAQLDRFMIRLEMGYPDFQSQVNILRDRQTVNPIDRAEGVVPREVILAMQEEVRAVHVEDAILEYVTSLAMETRQDEMIRLGVSPRGALAVVRMAKAHAYLNGRNFVMPEDVQQVFLDVCAHRVIMNPRARVAELTARDALLQVMKRTKSPDRGR; this is encoded by the coding sequence ATGAACAGTCGCACAGACGCTGTGATCAAAGAGATTGAGAAGGTAATTGTGGGAAAGCGCACCGTGGTGGAGCGGGTGCTGATGGCTATTTTGTCGGAAGGCCACGTCCTTCTGGACGACGTTCCCGGCGTGGGCAAGACCACCCTGGCGGTGGCCTGCTCCCGGGTCATGGGGATGGATTACCACCGGGTGCAGTTTACCCCCGACGTGGTGCCGTCGGACATCGTGGGCTTTTCCGTATACAATAAGGAAACGGGGAGCTTTGACTACAAGCCGGGGGTAGTCATGACCAATCTGCTGCTGGCCGACGAGATCAACCGGACCTCCAGCAAAACCCAGTCGGCCCTTCTGGAGGTCATGGAGGAGGGCCAGGTGACGGTGGACGGCGTGACCCATGGGCTGCCGAAGCCCTTTGTGGTCATCGCCACCCAGAACCCGGTGGGCTCCGCGGGCACCCAGCTATTGCCCCAGGCCCAGCTGGACCGGTTTATGATCCGCCTGGAAATGGGCTATCCCGATTTCCAGAGCCAGGTGAATATTCTGAGGGACCGCCAGACGGTGAACCCCATTGACCGGGCGGAAGGGGTTGTTCCCAGGGAGGTAATCCTGGCCATGCAGGAGGAGGTCCGGGCCGTCCATGTGGAGGACGCCATTCTGGAATATGTCACATCCCTGGCCATGGAGACCCGTCAGGACGAGATGATCCGCCTGGGCGTCAGTCCCAGAGGGGCCCTGGCCGTGGTGCGCATGGCCAAGGCTCACGCCTACCTGAACGGCAGGAATTTCGTCATGCCGGAGGATGTCCAGCAGGTATTCCTGGACGTGTGCGCCCACAGGGTCATCATGAACCCCAGGGCGCGGGTGGCGGAACTGACGGCCAGAGACGCGCTGCTGCAGGTGATGAAGCGGACAAAATCGCCGGACCGGGGGCGCTGA
- a CDS encoding cohesin domain-containing protein, whose product MRTKQKWLSVLGAALLGIAAVTFPGATEVQAAGAPVVTSSIGNVTAEVGDTITIPITFSSETANITAIHGEPSKGYDSSLLQYEGTTYAGIPAGMESGAGGNFGYVTSSNNAFAGGTINMTFKVLKCSETPVTVTVNNLYFSNAQGDSDSTTLVSNITVNHPADQYQTTVDDPATCTEAGHKTVVCGLCGTVISDTDIPELGHDDGVWTVTKPSTCVEKGTQERRCGRCGELLETAELDLAAHTWDDGKVIKEATCSEEGEMLYTCTVCEKATKTETIAKTAHTWTVSDDTDADGWKVVTEATADAEGSKERVCSVCGEKETEVIEKLGSTTTVTPTEKPDTKPTTTNKPSTGTTGGTTTTGSAVKTGDNSLMAVYVALLAAAACGVTAAVVVKRRNARR is encoded by the coding sequence ATGAGAACAAAGCAAAAATGGTTGTCCGTTTTAGGGGCTGCGCTGCTGGGAATTGCTGCCGTAACATTCCCGGGAGCCACAGAGGTCCAGGCGGCGGGAGCGCCCGTGGTAACCTCCAGTATCGGAAACGTGACCGCGGAGGTAGGGGATACGATTACGATCCCGATCACCTTCTCCAGCGAGACGGCGAATATCACGGCCATTCACGGAGAGCCCAGCAAGGGCTATGACAGCTCCCTGCTGCAGTATGAGGGAACCACATACGCGGGCATTCCGGCAGGCATGGAGAGCGGTGCGGGCGGAAATTTCGGTTATGTGACATCCTCCAACAACGCCTTTGCCGGGGGAACTATCAACATGACGTTTAAGGTACTGAAGTGTTCCGAGACGCCGGTAACGGTGACCGTCAACAACCTGTATTTCAGCAACGCTCAGGGCGACAGCGACTCGACCACTCTGGTATCCAATATTACAGTAAACCATCCGGCGGATCAGTACCAGACCACAGTGGACGATCCGGCCACCTGTACGGAGGCGGGCCACAAGACGGTGGTCTGCGGCCTCTGCGGGACGGTCATCAGCGATACGGATATACCGGAGCTGGGCCATGACGACGGCGTCTGGACGGTGACTAAGCCCTCCACCTGCGTGGAGAAGGGCACTCAGGAGCGCCGCTGCGGACGCTGCGGAGAGCTGCTGGAGACGGCAGAGCTGGATCTGGCGGCCCACACCTGGGACGACGGCAAGGTGATCAAGGAGGCGACCTGCTCCGAGGAAGGTGAAATGTTATATACCTGTACCGTATGTGAGAAAGCTACCAAGACGGAGACCATCGCGAAGACGGCCCATACCTGGACCGTGAGCGACGATACGGATGCGGACGGCTGGAAGGTTGTGACCGAGGCCACTGCAGACGCGGAAGGCAGCAAGGAAAGAGTCTGCTCCGTATGCGGCGAGAAGGAAACGGAAGTCATCGAGAAGCTGGGTTCCACGACCACCGTAACACCCACGGAAAAGCCGGACACAAAGCCGACCACAACGAACAAACCGTCTACCGGCACTACCGGAGGCACGACGACCACGGGCTCCGCAGTCAAGACAGGCGACAATAGCCTTATGGCTGTTTATGTGGCTCTGCTGGCGGCAGCGGCCTGCGGAGTTACGGCGGCAGTCGTTGTAAAACGCCGGAACGCCCGCCGTTAA